A window of the bacterium genome harbors these coding sequences:
- a CDS encoding DUF4258 domain-containing protein gives MDWKWTEHIKIQLGERKISKELVEMAINNPDEIVDEGINRKVYQKIIGDKLIRVVTEETTLITAYLTKKIRKYYKRG, from the coding sequence ATGGATTGGAAATGGACAGAGCATATCAAAATCCAGTTGGGGGAGAGAAAAATATCAAAGGAATTGGTAGAGATGGCAATCAATAATCCCGATGAAATTGTAGATGAAGGGATAAACCGAAAGGTCTATCAAAAGATAATAGGGGATAAACTTATTAGGGTAGTAACAGAGGAAACTACTCTTATAACAGCATATCTTACAAAAAAGATAAGAAAGTATTATAAAAGGGGGTAA
- a CDS encoding DUF5618 family protein: protein MAKKVFLKPKNPESAFSNAKRYFTNAKETLSKSPIEYDRYKDEKYVKEASAMGYVAALSAIDGYLLKIGTPKDKLPTKIEEYEKSLHKIPHNGKLISAMANVYENLHIFGYYQGGVNTDMIKAGFKNAKFIIETLSKGKTNG from the coding sequence ATGGCTAAAAAGGTTTTTCTCAAACCAAAAAACCCAGAGAGTGCATTTTCCAATGCCAAGAGATATTTTACAAATGCCAAGGAGACATTATCAAAATCTCCTATTGAATATGACCGCTACAAGGATGAAAAATATGTAAAGGAGGCATCAGCAATGGGCTATGTAGCAGCACTTTCAGCAATAGATGGCTATCTTCTAAAAATAGGCACACCAAAAGATAAGCTTCCAACAAAAATTGAGGAATATGAAAAATCCTTGCATAAAATTCCACACAATGGTAAACTAATTTCTGCAATGGCTAATGTCTACGAAAACCTTCATATCTTTGGTTATTACCAGGGTGGAGTTAATACAGATATGATAAAGGCAGGATTTAAGAATGCAAAATTTATCATTGAAACCCTGTCAAAAGGAAAAACCAATGGCTAA